The proteins below are encoded in one region of Segatella copri:
- a CDS encoding penicillin-binding protein gives MSSKFDHKKVMPRYSAIAIIMTIFAIAVVGKALYIMTAKHDYWMKVAERQKKDSVTVKPNRGNILSCTGQLMASSLPEFKVFMDFKALKDAENDSLWDAKQDSICLCLHQIFPNLSESDFKKHLTEGRAKMSRHWPVYPKRVDYNTFTEIKDIPVFRLKPYQSGFHWEEYNARTRTYGSLAGRTIGAMYGAKDTARFGLELSYDSILRGTNGIVHRRKVRNKFLDITDTPPIDGADIVTTIDVSMQDLAERSLIDELKEINANVGVAIVMDVPTGDIKAIVNMEKCFDGEYREIHNHAVSDLLEPGSVFKPASILVALDDGVVDTTYHVETGGGIWPMYGREMKDHNWRKGGYGMLTLAQTLWYSSNIGVSRIIDDHYRNNPEKFVKGIYRTGLHDDLKIPLVGATPARIRMPHRNKNGQYDNWAKTSLPWMSIGYETQIPPISTLTFYNTIANNGKMMRPRFVSKVMKNGETIMEFPPEVMRQQIAKEKSIKELQTILEQVVSVGLGKKAGSPNFKVAGKTGTAQISKGAGGYKSGGTSYLISFAGYFPADAPRYSCIVCIQKSGLPASGGTMCGKVFHEISEGIMAQSLKVDVKDARDSASVFVPDVKAGNILAANYVLSHLGIKTNANWSGSYADGNPIWGKAERVGNHSIKLIREKQYGKTIVPDVTGMGARDAIYNMESRGIKTQITGRGKVVKQSLVPGTVIKKGVVCSIVLE, from the coding sequence ATGAGCAGCAAATTTGATCACAAGAAAGTAATGCCCCGCTACAGCGCCATCGCCATCATCATGACGATTTTCGCCATAGCCGTAGTGGGTAAAGCGCTCTACATCATGACCGCCAAGCATGATTACTGGATGAAGGTGGCAGAACGGCAGAAGAAGGATTCCGTGACCGTAAAGCCAAACCGAGGCAACATCTTGAGCTGCACAGGACAGCTGATGGCAAGTTCGCTGCCGGAGTTTAAGGTTTTCATGGACTTCAAGGCGCTGAAAGATGCAGAAAACGACTCGCTGTGGGATGCCAAGCAAGACTCCATCTGTCTTTGCCTGCACCAGATATTCCCGAATCTGAGCGAGTCTGATTTCAAGAAGCACCTCACCGAAGGTCGCGCCAAGATGAGCCGCCACTGGCCGGTTTATCCGAAGCGTGTAGACTATAACACCTTCACCGAAATAAAGGACATCCCTGTATTCCGCCTGAAACCCTACCAGAGCGGTTTCCACTGGGAAGAATATAATGCCCGAACCAGAACTTACGGTTCGCTGGCAGGCCGTACCATCGGAGCCATGTATGGCGCCAAGGATACCGCCCGCTTCGGTCTGGAGCTGAGTTACGACTCCATTCTGCGAGGCACCAACGGTATCGTGCATCGCCGCAAGGTGCGCAACAAGTTCCTCGACATTACCGATACCCCTCCTATTGACGGAGCCGATATCGTGACCACCATTGATGTGAGCATGCAAGACCTTGCCGAACGCTCACTCATCGACGAGCTGAAGGAAATCAACGCCAATGTGGGTGTAGCCATCGTGATGGATGTACCTACGGGCGACATCAAGGCCATCGTAAACATGGAGAAATGTTTCGACGGCGAATACAGAGAAATCCACAACCATGCCGTGAGCGACCTTCTGGAGCCAGGTTCGGTGTTCAAGCCAGCCTCTATCCTCGTAGCGCTGGACGACGGAGTGGTAGACACGACCTATCACGTAGAAACCGGTGGCGGTATATGGCCGATGTACGGCAGAGAAATGAAAGACCACAACTGGCGAAAAGGCGGATACGGAATGCTGACCCTCGCACAGACCCTGTGGTACAGTTCGAACATCGGTGTGAGCCGCATCATAGACGACCATTACCGCAACAACCCGGAGAAATTCGTAAAGGGTATCTACCGTACCGGTCTGCACGACGACCTGAAGATTCCGCTGGTGGGAGCAACACCAGCCAGAATCCGCATGCCGCACAGAAACAAGAACGGACAGTATGACAACTGGGCAAAGACCAGTTTGCCATGGATGAGTATCGGATATGAGACCCAGATACCGCCTATCTCTACCCTCACCTTCTACAACACCATCGCCAACAACGGCAAGATGATGCGACCAAGATTCGTGAGCAAGGTAATGAAGAACGGAGAAACCATCATGGAATTTCCTCCTGAAGTGATGCGCCAGCAGATAGCCAAGGAGAAGAGCATCAAGGAACTGCAAACCATCCTGGAACAGGTGGTAAGCGTGGGACTGGGAAAGAAAGCCGGTTCGCCTAACTTCAAAGTGGCAGGAAAGACCGGTACAGCCCAGATTTCAAAAGGTGCCGGTGGATATAAGAGTGGCGGAACCAGCTATCTCATCAGTTTCGCAGGCTACTTCCCTGCCGATGCGCCACGCTACAGCTGTATCGTCTGCATACAGAAATCCGGTTTGCCTGCTTCGGGCGGTACGATGTGCGGTAAGGTGTTCCATGAGATTTCAGAAGGCATCATGGCGCAGAGTCTGAAAGTTGACGTAAAGGACGCCCGCGACTCAGCATCCGTCTTCGTTCCTGACGTAAAGGCTGGCAATATCCTTGCTGCCAACTATGTGCTCAGCCACCTCGGCATCAAGACCAATGCCAACTGGAGTGGCAGCTATGCCGATGGCAACCCTATCTGGGGCAAGGCAGAGCGCGTGGGTAACCACAGCATCAAGCTCATCAGGGAGAAGCAATACGGCAAGACGATTGTACCCGACGTTACCGGAATGGGAGCCCGAGACGCTATCTACAATATGGAGAGCCGGGGCATCAAAACCCAGATTACAGGTAGAGGAAAGGTAGTAAAGCAGAGTCTGGTGCCGGGAACGGTCATCAAGAAAGGTGTCGTATGCAGCATTGTGCTCGAATAA
- a CDS encoding UDP-N-acetylmuramoyl-L-alanyl-D-glutamate--2,6-diaminopimelate ligase — protein MKLQELLKNIEPVQIIGDADVEVTGVNIDSRKIKEGHLFVAMKGTQVDGHKFIPKALELGAKSVLCEDMPEEKVEGVTYIQVASTEDAVGKVATLFYGDPSRKLKLVGVTGTNGKTTIATLLYNMFRKFGHKCGLLSTVCNYIEDEAIPADHTTPDPIELNMLLGKMVEAGCEYAFMECSSHAIAQKRIGGLQFAGGLFTNLTRDHLDYHKTFENYRNAKKAFFDGLPKTAFAITNADDKNGMIMVQNTKATVKTYSTRSMADFRARILECHFGGMYLEIDGREVGVQFIGKFNVSNLLAVYGAAIMLGKKPEDVLVVMSTLHSVSGRLEPIQSPEGYTAIVDYAHTPDALENVLNAIHEVLEGKGGEVITVCGAGGNRDKGKRPLMAQEAVKQSDKVIITSDNPRFEEPQDIINDMLAGLNAQQMKKVISIVDRKEAIRTACMLAKKGDVILVAGKGHEDYQEIKGVKHHFDDKEVIRDIFGISQK, from the coding sequence ATGAAGTTACAAGAATTACTCAAAAACATCGAGCCGGTTCAGATAATCGGCGATGCTGATGTAGAGGTTACGGGAGTAAACATCGACTCTCGCAAGATTAAGGAAGGTCATCTCTTCGTTGCCATGAAGGGAACGCAGGTTGACGGTCACAAGTTTATTCCAAAGGCATTGGAACTGGGCGCAAAGTCGGTTTTGTGCGAAGACATGCCTGAAGAGAAAGTTGAGGGCGTAACTTACATTCAGGTCGCTTCGACCGAGGATGCTGTCGGCAAGGTAGCAACCCTCTTCTACGGCGACCCTTCAAGAAAGCTCAAACTGGTAGGCGTAACAGGTACCAATGGTAAGACCACCATTGCCACCTTATTATATAATATGTTCCGCAAGTTCGGCCATAAGTGTGGCTTGCTCTCTACCGTCTGCAACTACATTGAGGACGAGGCTATCCCTGCAGACCATACCACCCCAGACCCTATCGAGCTGAACATGCTCCTGGGCAAGATGGTAGAGGCAGGCTGCGAGTATGCCTTCATGGAGTGCTCTTCTCACGCCATCGCACAGAAGCGTATCGGAGGTCTACAGTTTGCCGGAGGCTTGTTCACCAACCTGACCCGCGACCATCTCGATTATCACAAGACATTCGAGAACTACCGTAACGCCAAGAAGGCTTTCTTCGACGGACTGCCTAAGACTGCCTTTGCCATTACCAATGCCGACGACAAGAACGGCATGATCATGGTACAGAACACCAAGGCTACCGTGAAAACCTACTCTACCCGCAGCATGGCAGACTTCAGAGCCAGAATCCTGGAGTGTCACTTCGGCGGCATGTATCTGGAGATTGACGGCAGAGAAGTGGGCGTACAGTTCATCGGTAAGTTCAACGTGAGCAACCTGCTCGCCGTATATGGTGCAGCCATTATGCTCGGCAAGAAGCCAGAGGATGTACTCGTAGTGATGAGTACCCTTCACAGCGTAAGCGGAAGACTGGAACCAATCCAGTCACCAGAAGGTTATACCGCCATTGTTGACTATGCCCATACACCAGATGCACTGGAGAACGTATTGAATGCCATCCACGAAGTGCTCGAAGGCAAGGGCGGAGAAGTCATCACCGTTTGCGGTGCCGGTGGCAACCGTGACAAGGGCAAGCGCCCATTGATGGCACAGGAGGCTGTAAAGCAGAGCGATAAGGTAATCATCACCAGCGACAATCCACGCTTCGAAGAGCCACAGGACATCATCAACGACATGCTTGCCGGACTCAATGCCCAGCAGATGAAGAAGGTAATCAGCATCGTAGACCGCAAGGAAGCCATCCGCACAGCCTGCATGCTGGCAAAGAAGGGCGACGTGATTCTCGTAGCCGGTAAGGGACACGAAGATTATCAGGAAATCAAGGGCGTAAAGCACCACTTTGACGATAAGGAGGTGATTCGCGACATCTTCGGAATTTCACAGAAGTAA
- the dut gene encoding dUTP diphosphatase, with the protein MIKVQIINKGHQPLPAFATPQSAGMDLRANIDEAIVLHPMERRLVPTGLYMALPAGYEAQIRPRSGLALKHGITVLNTPGTIDADYRGEIMVLLINFSTEDFVINDGERIAQMVLAKHEQCDFIEVNELDETERGAGGYGHTGVK; encoded by the coding sequence ATGATAAAAGTACAGATTATCAACAAGGGGCATCAGCCTCTACCTGCGTTTGCCACACCTCAGAGTGCCGGCATGGATTTGCGTGCAAATATCGATGAGGCAATCGTGCTTCATCCTATGGAGCGACGACTGGTGCCAACCGGTCTTTATATGGCTTTGCCTGCAGGTTATGAAGCGCAGATCCGTCCTCGCAGCGGTCTGGCTTTGAAGCATGGCATTACCGTATTGAATACGCCGGGAACCATCGATGCCGATTATCGCGGCGAAATCATGGTTCTGCTCATCAATTTCTCTACAGAGGATTTCGTAATCAACGATGGCGAGCGTATAGCCCAGATGGTGCTGGCTAAGCACGAACAATGCGATTTCATCGAGGTTAATGAGCTCGATGAAACCGAACGTGGAGCCGGCGGATACGGTCATACGGGTGTAAAATAA
- the mraY gene encoding phospho-N-acetylmuramoyl-pentapeptide-transferase produces MLYYLFRFLEQWGITGSHMWGYISFRALLALILSLVISAWFGEKFIKYLKSKQITETQRDASIDPFGVKKIGVPSMGGVIIILAILVPVLLLGRLRNIYLILMIITTVWLGFLGGMDDFIKIFKRDKEGLKGKYKIIGQIGIGLIVGLVLWSSPDVKMNENLAIEQQGQETVVKHRTEARKSLKTTIPFVKGHNLDYSSITSFCGKYKVAAGWILFVIMTIFVVTAVSNGANLNDGMDGMCAGNSAIIGVALGILAYVSSHIEFAAYLNIMYIPGSEELVVFFCAFIGALIGFLWYNAYPAQVFMGDTGSLTIGGIIAVGAIIIHKELMLPILCGIFFVESLSVMMQVYYYKIGKRRGVKQRIFKRTPIHDNFRTQDSQLDPDCKYLWKKPRNCFHESKITIRFWIVTIILAALTIITLKIR; encoded by the coding sequence ATGTTATACTATCTCTTTAGATTTCTGGAGCAGTGGGGCATCACAGGTTCTCACATGTGGGGCTACATCTCATTCCGTGCCCTGCTTGCGCTGATTTTATCATTGGTAATCTCTGCCTGGTTCGGCGAGAAATTCATCAAGTATCTCAAGAGCAAGCAAATTACAGAGACACAGCGCGATGCCAGCATCGACCCGTTCGGTGTCAAGAAGATTGGCGTTCCTTCTATGGGTGGTGTCATCATCATCCTGGCTATCCTCGTACCGGTACTGTTACTCGGACGTTTGCGCAACATCTATCTGATCCTGATGATCATCACCACCGTATGGCTCGGCTTTCTCGGTGGAATGGACGACTTCATCAAGATATTCAAGCGCGACAAGGAGGGATTGAAGGGCAAATATAAGATTATAGGACAGATTGGCATCGGCCTGATCGTGGGACTGGTACTCTGGTCTTCACCTGATGTAAAGATGAACGAGAACCTCGCCATCGAGCAACAGGGACAGGAAACGGTGGTAAAGCATCGTACGGAAGCAAGAAAATCGCTGAAGACTACCATCCCATTCGTCAAGGGACACAACCTCGACTATTCCAGCATCACCAGTTTCTGCGGTAAGTACAAGGTAGCAGCAGGCTGGATTCTCTTCGTCATCATGACCATCTTCGTTGTAACAGCCGTATCAAACGGTGCCAACCTCAACGATGGTATGGACGGAATGTGTGCCGGAAACTCCGCCATCATAGGTGTGGCGCTAGGCATACTTGCGTATGTGTCGTCGCACATCGAGTTTGCCGCCTACCTCAATATCATGTATATTCCTGGTTCTGAGGAACTGGTAGTATTCTTCTGTGCCTTCATCGGAGCCCTCATCGGTTTCCTCTGGTACAACGCCTACCCTGCCCAGGTATTCATGGGCGATACGGGTTCGCTGACCATCGGCGGTATCATCGCAGTAGGTGCCATCATCATCCACAAGGAGCTGATGCTGCCTATCCTCTGCGGTATTTTCTTCGTAGAAAGCCTCAGCGTGATGATGCAGGTTTACTATTACAAGATAGGAAAGCGGAGAGGTGTAAAGCAGCGTATCTTCAAGCGCACACCTATCCACGACAACTTCCGCACACAGGACAGTCAGCTGGATCCTGACTGCAAGTATCTGTGGAAGAAGCCTCGCAACTGCTTCCATGAATCAAAGATTACCATCCGTTTCTGGATTGTAACCATCATTCTGGCAGCATTGACCATCATCACATTGAAGATCAGATAA
- a CDS encoding deoxyguanosinetriphosphate triphosphohydrolase, with translation MEWKQLISNKRFGQEHKHAERHDDRSEFKRDYDRLIFSSAFRRLQNKTQVFPLPGSIFVHNRLTHSLEVASVGMSIGNDISRRVIQKRPELKDTLVEEIGTIVSAACLAHDLGNPPFGHSGEKAIQTFFSEGPGQKIKSMVSSEFWDDITHFEGNANAFRILTHRFKGRRQGGFVMTYSMLASIVKYPFASCLAGNHGKFGFFASEAESYRKIADELGIFCKSAPGEPLKYARHPLVYMVEAADDICYEIMDIEDSHKLKILSFAETEHLLLSFFDEEIQQKIRQRIIDEELSDENEKVVYMRASVIGKLENECVAAFLAHEEEILAGTFEGSLIDHISERQKKAYKECEKISYSKIYQSKPVLDIELSGYQIMATLMEVFIEAAVNPSRFYSKQLLRRVSSQYDIENENLEERIMAVIDYISGMTDIYALDIYQKINGISLPIV, from the coding sequence ATGGAATGGAAACAACTGATATCCAACAAGCGTTTCGGACAGGAGCATAAGCATGCCGAGCGCCATGATGATCGCTCTGAATTCAAGCGCGATTACGACCGTCTTATCTTTTCATCGGCATTCCGCCGCCTGCAGAACAAGACGCAGGTTTTCCCATTGCCGGGCAGCATCTTCGTTCACAACCGCCTCACCCACAGTCTGGAGGTGGCGAGTGTGGGCATGTCGATAGGTAACGACATTTCTCGACGTGTCATCCAGAAGCGGCCTGAACTGAAGGATACGCTCGTCGAGGAGATTGGTACCATCGTAAGTGCAGCCTGTCTGGCACATGATTTGGGTAATCCGCCTTTTGGTCATTCCGGCGAGAAAGCCATCCAGACTTTCTTCTCTGAAGGACCGGGTCAGAAGATAAAATCAATGGTTTCATCGGAGTTTTGGGATGATATTACGCATTTCGAAGGTAACGCAAATGCCTTCAGAATCCTGACCCACCGGTTCAAGGGGCGCCGTCAGGGTGGTTTCGTCATGACCTATTCCATGCTTGCTTCCATCGTAAAATACCCGTTTGCAAGCTGTCTTGCCGGCAACCACGGCAAATTCGGTTTCTTTGCTTCAGAAGCGGAATCTTACAGGAAAATTGCCGATGAATTGGGCATTTTTTGCAAATCTGCACCGGGTGAGCCTCTCAAATACGCCCGCCATCCACTTGTATATATGGTAGAAGCTGCCGACGATATCTGCTACGAAATCATGGACATCGAAGACTCCCATAAGCTCAAGATTCTTTCCTTTGCTGAGACCGAACACTTGCTGCTGAGTTTCTTCGATGAAGAAATCCAGCAGAAGATACGCCAGCGCATCATCGACGAAGAACTGAGTGACGAAAACGAGAAAGTGGTTTACATGAGAGCCAGCGTCATCGGCAAACTGGAGAACGAATGTGTGGCAGCCTTCCTGGCGCACGAGGAGGAAATCCTTGCCGGAACTTTCGAGGGCAGTCTCATCGACCATATTTCCGAGCGCCAGAAAAAGGCATATAAGGAATGTGAGAAGATCTCCTACTCTAAGATTTACCAAAGCAAGCCGGTACTCGACATAGAACTGTCGGGTTATCAAATCATGGCAACTCTGATGGAGGTTTTCATCGAAGCTGCCGTCAACCCATCGCGCTTCTACTCCAAGCAGCTCTTGCGCCGGGTGAGCAGCCAGTATGATATAGAGAACGAGAATCTGGAGGAACGCATCATGGCGGTAATTGATTATATCAGCGGCATGACCGACATCTATGCGCTCGACATCTATCAGAAGATCAACGGAATCAGTCTGCCTATTGTATAA
- a CDS encoding GNAT family N-acetyltransferase, with translation MEEEIIQPIDRELLKSELTPDKQLRMTNKSHNEIYIVTANDSPNVLKEIGRLREIAFREAGGGTGKSMDLDEFDFGDNCYKQLIVWNPEADEIIGGYRYLLGKDWLLDEKGQPKLATSHMFHFSDKFLKEYMPYTVELGRSFVSLEYQNVRTNTKSIFALDNLWDGLGALTVLYPEVKYFFGKMTMYPSYIRRGRDMILYFLKKHFDDKENLVIPMKPLKLDTPESDLAAIFTEDDFKADYRILNREVRKLGYNIPPLVNAYMSLSPTMKLFGTAINYGFGDVEETGILIAIDEILEEKRVRHINSFIKEHPEALKITSGANNLIYKEKEI, from the coding sequence ATGGAAGAAGAAATCATCCAACCGATTGACCGTGAGCTCCTGAAGAGCGAGCTTACACCCGACAAACAACTGAGAATGACCAATAAGAGCCATAACGAGATTTACATCGTTACGGCAAATGATTCGCCTAATGTGCTGAAAGAGATTGGTCGACTTCGTGAAATCGCTTTCCGCGAAGCGGGAGGCGGAACGGGCAAATCTATGGATCTTGATGAGTTCGACTTTGGTGACAACTGTTACAAGCAGCTGATTGTCTGGAATCCTGAAGCCGATGAGATTATCGGCGGTTACCGTTATCTTCTGGGTAAGGACTGGCTGCTCGATGAGAAGGGACAGCCTAAGCTGGCAACCAGCCACATGTTCCATTTCTCCGACAAGTTCCTCAAGGAGTATATGCCTTATACCGTAGAGTTGGGCCGTTCCTTCGTTTCGCTCGAATATCAGAATGTGCGTACCAACACCAAGAGCATCTTTGCTCTTGACAATCTCTGGGATGGTTTGGGCGCCTTGACGGTTCTCTATCCGGAAGTAAAATATTTCTTCGGCAAGATGACGATGTATCCGTCTTACATCCGTCGTGGCCGCGACATGATTCTCTATTTCCTCAAGAAGCATTTTGATGACAAGGAGAACCTCGTAATCCCGATGAAACCGCTGAAATTGGATACTCCGGAGAGTGATTTGGCAGCCATCTTTACAGAAGATGACTTCAAGGCAGACTATCGTATCCTGAACCGTGAGGTTCGCAAGTTGGGTTATAATATCCCTCCTCTTGTTAATGCCTACATGAGTCTGAGTCCTACGATGAAGCTTTTCGGTACCGCCATCAACTATGGCTTTGGTGATGTAGAGGAGACCGGTATCCTCATCGCCATCGATGAGATTCTCGAAGAGAAGCGAGTTCGCCACATCAATAGTTTTATTAAGGAACATCCTGAGGCTCTCAAGATTACGAGCGGAGCCAATAATTTGATTTATAAGGAAAAAGAAATTTAA
- a CDS encoding FtsL-like putative cell division protein, giving the protein MINDKDINISEKPIAEEKAQASQEPPKQKTPQQEPQQEEAPQASLKEVIAKQAIEEEASGSSSFTLRKILGGDILTAQIIRRQIWLVILIVFFVIIYISNRYNIQNDIIELDKLQKELQDTKYKALSTSSQITEKSRESNVLDMLKNNKDSVLHIATQPPYIINVPEE; this is encoded by the coding sequence ATGATAAACGATAAAGACATAAACATCAGTGAGAAGCCTATAGCCGAAGAAAAGGCACAGGCATCACAGGAACCGCCGAAGCAGAAAACTCCGCAGCAGGAGCCACAGCAGGAGGAGGCTCCACAGGCTTCGCTCAAGGAAGTGATTGCCAAGCAAGCCATTGAGGAAGAGGCTTCAGGATCATCGAGCTTTACGCTGCGAAAGATTCTGGGTGGAGACATTCTTACCGCACAGATCATACGCCGGCAGATATGGCTCGTTATCCTCATCGTGTTTTTTGTCATTATCTACATATCCAACCGATACAATATCCAGAACGATATCATCGAGTTGGACAAACTGCAGAAAGAACTGCAAGACACCAAATACAAAGCGCTGTCTACAAGCAGCCAGATAACAGAGAAGAGTCGTGAAAGTAATGTGCTCGACATGCTGAAAAACAACAAAGACAGCGTGCTGCACATCGCTACCCAACCTCCATATATCATAAACGTACCCGAGGAATGA
- a CDS encoding glycerol acyltransferase — protein sequence MSESIEKTIDIDKILKSKMGSKVKFVPRFLVSWLKKIIHEDEVNRFLWESRGLSGTEWLTECVRYLKMDVEIVGLENLPDKNDGKLYTFVSNHPLGGQDGVCLGSIIGKHYDGKFRYLVNDLLLNLPGLKPVSIGINKTGRQSRDFPRMVEAGFKSDNHMLMFPAGLNSRKRKDGTIHDLPWKKTFISKSVEYQRDVVPIHFGGRNSERFYRIARFSDKYLPFNLAMLFLVDEMYRNVGKHFRISIGKPIPWQTFDKSKSATEWAQYVEDRVYEL from the coding sequence ATGAGTGAATCAATAGAGAAAACGATAGACATAGATAAGATTCTTAAGAGCAAGATGGGAAGCAAGGTGAAATTCGTACCGCGCTTCCTGGTTTCCTGGCTCAAGAAGATTATTCACGAGGACGAGGTGAACAGGTTCTTGTGGGAGAGCCGTGGCCTTTCGGGTACTGAATGGCTCACCGAATGTGTGCGCTATCTGAAGATGGATGTTGAAATCGTAGGCTTGGAAAACCTGCCTGACAAGAACGACGGCAAGCTCTATACCTTTGTTTCCAATCATCCTCTGGGCGGACAGGACGGCGTATGTCTCGGTTCCATCATCGGCAAGCACTATGATGGCAAGTTCCGCTATCTGGTGAATGATCTTCTGCTCAACTTGCCGGGTTTGAAACCTGTAAGTATCGGCATCAACAAGACGGGTCGCCAGAGCCGCGATTTCCCCCGGATGGTGGAGGCGGGCTTCAAGAGTGATAACCACATGCTGATGTTTCCGGCAGGCTTGAACAGCCGCAAGCGCAAGGATGGAACCATCCATGACCTGCCTTGGAAGAAGACGTTTATCTCTAAGAGTGTAGAATATCAGCGCGATGTGGTGCCTATCCATTTCGGAGGGCGCAACTCTGAGCGTTTCTACCGCATCGCCCGATTTAGCGACAAGTATCTGCCGTTCAATCTCGCCATGCTGTTCCTGGTTGACGAGATGTACAGGAATGTGGGCAAGCATTTCCGCATCTCCATCGGCAAACCGATTCCTTGGCAGACTTTTGATAAGAGCAAGTCGGCTACAGAGTGGGCGCAGTATGTTGAAGACAGGGTTTATGAACTTTAA
- the rsmH gene encoding 16S rRNA (cytosine(1402)-N(4))-methyltransferase RsmH, whose protein sequence is MIKTAETYHVPVLLKESVDGLNIQPGGIYVDVTFGGGGHSREILSRLTEGAHLYSFDQDADAERNVVANENFTFVCSNFRFLKNWMRYYGVDGLDGLLADLGVSSHHFDDETRGFSFRFDSPLDMRMNKRAGKTAADIVNEYDEGALADIFYLYGELKNSRRIASALVKARAEKPILTTKDFMAAVEPLFKREREKKDMAKLFQALRIEVNHEMDALKEMLRSATELLKPGGRLSVITYHSLEDRIVKNMMKAGNAEGKIEQDFFGRIETPFKLVNNKVIVPDADEQERNPRSRSAKLRIAEKK, encoded by the coding sequence ATGATAAAGACAGCAGAAACATATCACGTACCGGTGCTCCTCAAGGAGAGCGTTGACGGGTTGAACATACAGCCAGGAGGCATCTATGTAGACGTAACCTTCGGTGGCGGCGGACATTCCAGAGAGATTCTGTCGCGCCTGACGGAGGGAGCGCACCTGTACAGTTTCGACCAGGACGCCGATGCAGAGCGCAACGTGGTGGCAAACGAGAACTTCACCTTCGTATGCTCCAACTTCAGATTCCTGAAAAACTGGATGCGCTACTACGGGGTAGACGGACTCGACGGACTGTTAGCCGACCTTGGCGTATCGAGCCATCACTTCGATGACGAGACCCGCGGTTTCTCCTTCCGTTTCGACTCCCCACTCGACATGCGCATGAACAAACGTGCTGGCAAGACTGCTGCCGACATCGTAAACGAATATGACGAAGGTGCCCTTGCCGACATCTTCTACCTATACGGTGAGCTGAAGAACTCGCGCCGCATCGCCTCAGCACTCGTCAAGGCAAGAGCCGAGAAGCCCATCCTCACCACCAAAGACTTCATGGCAGCCGTAGAGCCCCTCTTCAAGCGGGAACGCGAGAAGAAAGACATGGCAAAGCTCTTCCAGGCGCTGCGCATAGAAGTGAACCACGAGATGGACGCCCTGAAAGAGATGCTCCGCTCAGCCACGGAACTTCTGAAACCGGGAGGCAGGCTCAGCGTCATCACCTATCACTCGCTGGAAGACAGAATCGTAAAGAACATGATGAAAGCGGGCAATGCAGAAGGCAAGATAGAGCAGGACTTCTTCGGAAGAATAGAAACCCCTTTCAAACTCGTGAACAACAAGGTAATCGTTCCCGATGCCGACGAGCAGGAAAGAAACCCTAGGAGCAGAAGCGCCAAACTAAGAATAGCAGAAAAGAAATGA